In Aethina tumida isolate Nest 87 chromosome 2, icAetTumi1.1, whole genome shotgun sequence, the DNA window AAAAGTATTTCCTCTTCTAGAAAAGCATGCCATTATTTGGAGAAGTATGCAGTACGAAGGAATATATTTACTACACATAAACAAAATACTGACAATGATAACTGAGTTAGTTAACATACCAACATATCCAGAAGAGTTAATTGATACGTGTGTAGCAAATTTAACACTCAAAAGGGATTTCAACTGGAGAACCACGAAAATTACACCCCCATATAAAActcagaattataaatttactaaaataaaaacctataGAGAAATAATGTGAGTCTTTTCCAACATTTTAACcggtatttatttatgttattcaaCAGCGAAAAGGGTGAGAAATTGACCATCCACGGATACGACATTTATAAACTGGTGTTTGCCAATGGTATGCTAATACCTGGAAGTACTGAGGCAGGAgttgttgtttataataacaactgGAACTTCCTTTTCTCTGATTACCGAAGTTATACAGCTTGGTACCATGATTTCACCGAAAACATCCTGAGGTTTCTTGAGTTGGCCAGAAACAAAGTATTTCTGATAGAACTGTTCGACTTATTTAATGCCCTGGAGATAATTATGGAACACACggtaaaagataaaaatttaacattaaagtttaccaaaaaaatgttttattttagttgcACTTCAGTCCTACCAAAAAAATAAGGGTGAGTGGTATCACTGTTGACGTGCAATGTGAGGGCCACATACCAAGTTTTATTTCCCCAACGTATAAGTGGAACGTTTGGGATCTCAGAAGGGAAGCACTGTTAAAAGCTAAACTCACCCATTGTAGAACATCCTCCACACAAACAggcataatttacaaaaaatggtcAGTTCCTGTCCAGACAGCAGAACAGAAGGAAAAACTCGTCGTCACCAAAACCGACAAATCCGTGAACACATTTCAAAAGAAGAGATTCTTGTTTGGATTAAGGGGTAGATTGGatagtaaatttattgacaTTGACTTAACTAGGCCAATTCGTAAAACAAAAACTTGTGAAAATGatgatatgaataaaaattaaatgtgaatgAAAGATTTGtggtaatattatattttatttggtgaTGAACAGAGGGAACATTTAATGGACCCACTTCGTCActattagttatatttatagaGTGTCCAGGATAGTGAAACATTTCTTCAAAAGTCATTTGaagatttgtatataaatgcTGATTTAACCCTCAATAAAATGGGCTTAACTTGACAGTTCCAATAACAACATCACTAATTGTAAAATGGGtccattcattaaaatttgtcaaacaTAAACCAACCTATGATAAACATCTCTGTTATCAAATATATGTCTGAAATTCTGTGTACTTCAATCCAAATATTATCCTCAATCAGCTTTTGCTGACTGTACAAGAACTCTTAGGAAAAAATGCAGTATCAAAGCAACTACAGATGATCAATGCCACTGAAGCATTggataagttaaaaaaatgtcttacTCATTAGAATGTATCCCTAAAAAGGCAAAACTGGAACCTCCATTGAACAGAAGAACTATCTGGTCTAgacaatgtattaaaaaagacCCTACTTTgtttatacttattaaattgtcattaaTTTGACACAACACCCAAAAATTATCAAGATCTTTTTTATCAAATGGGCTACTTAGTTAGTTTTGggcaaaatttaatacattacaGGTTCTTACAGTGATTATTAAGTTACTGAATGGCAAGAACAAACGAGCACAACAAAAATTTGAGTGAACCAAAAACTatgaacatattaaaatacttttccaTTAAATGCCTAAGTATTATGTTTACATTAAGCCTGCTGTCTTTTATTACAAGTTTAATTGTTGGATTGTTTGTAATACCTCTACTTACGAGAAATAAGGTGGCAGGggtatgtaataattaaagaaatatttaatttaacatacaatatttcttatcctttatttaatacattttacatcaagtatattaattttatttacatagtcGGTGTCTCTTGAGGAAGGAACAAAGCAATGGAATAGATTTATAGAATTACCATTTCCTACCGATTTTAAAGTAACTGTTTTTGAAGTTACCAACCACTATGAAGTTGTATATAGTGGGGCCAAACCTGATGTGAAAGAAATTGGTCCTTTTGTGTACaagtaagattattttttaaaaaataagctgaattaatatcttatattttagaCAAAGAAGGCGAAGGagtgttatttatattaatacagaTCAAGACACAGTCtcctatcaacaatatttaagttttaatttttctagacAAGATTCAGTGCTTAATGACGATACGGAAGTACAGGTGCTAAATCCAATTTTATGGGTgtgtatttaagtaaattaacacATGCATAATATATGCATATTGATAATTTCTAGACAACTATAGATCAAACCAGTGATGACCAACAATTGGACCTTAAAAACAACATACatagaatttttcaaaatatcaacgacatatttgtaaaagtgaaaataaaagatttgttATTTGATGGCATACAATTTGCAAGAGGCACTGACTGTGACCATGCAGAAGGTGActccaaaattaaatgtaccaCACTTCTTAGGCAAATCCAAATAAACGCTCGTAAATTAAAAACCGTACGAGAATATAATGGCGTACATTATTTTTCGTATTTTGGATATGTAAGTGGTATtcaggtttatttatttaccttgtgcacaattaatgttaatagaaattactcTATAATGATGACATCTTCACTGTCAATCGGGGAATAAAAAATCCTTGGCTATTAGGGTCAATTCGGGAGTGGAACAAGAACAGGCACACGAATTTTTGGGGTACCTTGAAGACTGTAAACGATGAAGTTTGCTCTAAAATACGAGGAACTGATGGATCGATATTTTCGCCAAATATTGAGAGCAAAGAGAGACTAGATGTACTCGTTCCCGACTTATGCAGGTTAAGAGGCTTCAAAACAATCCGGAAATGAGTTAAACCTTATATTTGTAGAGTGATACACGTTGATCAAAAGTCATTCGAAGTTTACAAAGACGTAAAAGCTTTTAGATTTGAAGCCCCAAACAATTTATTCAGAAGAGCCAC includes these proteins:
- the LOC109596275 gene encoding cilia- and flagella-associated protein 206 isoform X2; protein product: MTAFKKKLGAYSTLTFAMGSPLKDGVKDEGLYALRSIMDDDEIREFASLPEDQKKEQLEYIAKLICGIRLFNKDSLKGGEGIPDLIQILSINKNCLLVSLEVIVNKLEGKINKLTTVLNNAYRFNCKDGYCTEMKLRPSSLLTDVEFLKDLLVCYRQYQIYCFKLLHILKYDRVRIGKLQYASNYQCIEATCLSRVAVPSSKVFPLLEKHAIIWRSMQYEGIYLLHINKILTMITELVNIPTYPEELIDTCVANLTLKRDFNWRTTKITPPYKTQNYKFTKIKTYREIIEKGEKLTIHGYDIYKLVFANGMLIPGSTEAGVVVYNNNWNFLFSDYRSYTAWYHDFTENILRFLELARNKVFLIELFDLFNALEIIMEHTLHFSPTKKIRVSGITVDVQCEGHIPSFISPTYKWNVWDLRREALLKAKLTHCRTSSTQTGIIYKKWSVPVQTAEQKEKLVVTKTDKSVNTFQKKRFLFGLRGRLDSKFIDIDLTRPIRKTKTCENDDMNKN
- the LOC109596227 gene encoding sensory neuron membrane protein 2-like isoform X2 — protein: MARTNEHNKNLSEPKTMNILKYFSIKCLSIMFTLSLLSFITSLIVGLFVIPLLTRNKVAGSVSLEEGTKQWNRFIELPFPTDFKVTVFEVTNHYEVVYSGAKPDVKEIGPFVYKQRRRRSVIYINTDQDTVSYQQYLSFNFSRQDSVLNDDTEVQVLNPILWTTIDQTSDDQQLDLKNNIHRIFQNINDIFVKVKIKDLLFDGIQFARGTDCDHAEGDSKIKCTTLLRQIQINARKLKTVREYNGVHYFSYFGYKLLYNDDIFTVNRGIKNPWLLGSIREWNKNRHTNFWGTLKTVNDEVCSKIRGTDGSIFSPNIESKERLDVLVPDLCRVIHVDQKSFEVYKDVKAFRFEAPNNLFRRATSAEETDCYCVKKTNDAYGEPSCYLNGVIDLQTCVGAPILLSLPHFVSADKSYVDKVTGLNPNPEKHTPFFLIEANTGTVLKGAQRIQLNMVLRPTGHMDTISIARAVLPMLWVEESMELPEMYIEELKDDTYRLASSGNIIMITSIVVTFAITVLFGVLLAVKCCQIYKINRETGSAN
- the LOC109596227 gene encoding sensory neuron membrane protein 2-like isoform X1, which gives rise to MARTNEHNKNLSEPKTMNILKYFSIKCLSIMFTLSLLSFITSLIVGLFVIPLLTRNKVAGSVSLEEGTKQWNRFIELPFPTDFKVTVFEVTNHYEVVYSGAKPDVKEIGPFVYKQRRRRSVIYINTDQDTVSYQQYLSFNFSRQDSVLNDDTEVQVLNPILWTTIDQTSDDQQLDLKNNIHRIFQNINDIFVKVKIKDLLFDGIQFARGTDCDHAEGDSKIKCTTLLRQIQINARKLKTVREYNGVHYFSYFGYKLLYNDDIFTVNRGIKNPWLLGSIREWNKNRHTNFWGTLKTVNDEVCSKIRGTDGSIFSPNIESKERLDVLVPDLCRVIHVDQKSFEVYKDVKAFRFEAPNNLFRRATSAEETDCYCVKKTNDAYGEPSCYLNGVIDLQTCVGAPILLSLPHFVSADKSYVDKVTGLNPNPEKHTPFFLIEANTGTVLKGAQRIQLNMVLRPTGHMDTISIARAVLPMLWVEESMELPEMYIEELKDDTYRLASSGNIIMITSIVVTFAITVLFGVLLAVKCCQIYKINRETVLQRGENHSFGSLIS